From Spea bombifrons isolate aSpeBom1 chromosome 6, aSpeBom1.2.pri, whole genome shotgun sequence, a single genomic window includes:
- the TTC22 gene encoding tetratricopeptide repeat protein 22 produces the protein MEETPGVDIETLIDEFEYIPGHFHLEMNLNFESCTPVQFRRRDIKLKRDALQFQLESDSSFQQFAVRNLLGVFSFYLDEVDHARDIFVNISHQDPNNLNAWANLAYVYDRLNMEDEASHCTDKLSHLMGLEGDSGDSQEHKLRAARCLAEQGYAHVFDVGLLNEEDNMEKLLAGINLYEKALAYGKQEITVEEKRSWFFTMASLCIRLDGILMNKNDNENNRILFFNKTLMLLKEAIKSSFCHYRALAWCYVGIMLERQHTFSTTPMGIHNCGYTGTDPLDCFGKAIQMAKDDPLILNRLAKIFHFLGKQEMAIGICNMALDVLEDPKLNWQAYGTRAQIFLRMYVRDLERAKMGLGSLPDRKLLTDAKSDLDSILNVYPCLKTYLDISQVCYYMGVDAVQELFLTDENALNNALVFIAKAAELDLGDTLPELQLLKGKCLRVKNEELNALECFKQAIKLDCRGTQGTESFRCLMESLLSLYNQNEINARSLTQEVELWVKEAQEKYTSESVSQELQVVCRNNTATVVELSRAMIAEGKTDLVKLLFQSMKLNSRRPTLSQRSSSF, from the exons ATGGAGGAGACACCTGGTGTGGATATTGAGACCCTCATAGATGAATTTGAATATATTCCTGGGCACTTTCACTTGGAAATGAACCTTAACTTTGAATCTTGCACTCCAGTGCAATTCAGGAGAAGagacattaaattaaaaagagaTGCCTTACAATTCCAACTGGAATCTGACTCCAGCTTTCAGCAGTTTGCAGTCAGGAACCTGCTTGGTGTATTTTCCTTTTACCTGGACGAGGTTGACCATGCAAGGGATATTTTTGTGAACATCAGCCATCAGGATCCCAACAATTTAAATGCCTGGGCGAACCTGGCCTATGTGTACGACAGATTAAATATGGAGGATGAGGCTTCGCATTGCACCGATAAGTTGTCCCATCTAATGGGTCTAGAGGGAGATAGTGGGGACAGCCAAGAGCATAAGCTGAGGGCCGCTCGCTGCCTGGCTGAACAGGGCTATGCCCACGTCTTTGACGTTGGTCTGCTTAATGAAGAGGACAACATGGAGAAACTGCTTGCTGGAATCAACCTGTATGAAAAGGCCCTGGCTTATGGGAAACAAGAG attaCAGTGGAAGAAAAACGAAGCTGGTTCTTTACAATGGCATCTCTGTGCATAAG gttggaTGGAATATTAATGAACAAGAATGACAACGAGAATAacagaattttgttttttaacaagaCCCTGATGCTCCTCAAAGAAGCAATAAAATCCTCATTTTGTCACTACAGAG CCCTGGCGTGGTGCTATGTTGGAATAATGCTGGAAAGACAACATACGTTTTCCACAACACCGATGGGGATCCATAACTGCGGCTACACGGGAACAGACCCTCTGGATTGCTTCGGAAAG gcAATACAAATGGCGAAAGATGACCCTCTTATACTAAACCGATTAGCAAAGATTTTTCATTTCCTGGGAAAGCAAGAGATGGCTATAGGGATCTGTAATATGGCACTTGATGTCCTCGAAGACCCAAAACTAAACTGGCAGGCCTATGGAACACGTGCACAG aTTTTCCTCCGGATGTATGTACGAGATCTAGAACGTGCCAAGATGGGATTGGGAAGTCTACCAGACAGGAAACTTCTGACAGATGCCAAGTCTGACTTGGACAGTATCTTAAACGTATACCCCTGTCTGAAGACATACCTGGATATAAGTCAA GTCTGTTATTACATGGGGGTGGATGCAGTTCAGGAACTGTTTCTAACAGAtgaaaatgcactaaataatgCCTTAGTGTTCATTGCCAAAGCAGCAGAGCTTGACCTTGGAGACACCTTGCCTGAACTTCAGCTGTTAAAGGGAAAATGTCTAAGAGTTAAAAATGAGGAACTGAATGCGTTAGAGTGTTTCAAACAAGCCATAAAACTGGACTGCAGAGGAACCCAGGGAACAGAGAGCTTCAGATGCCTGATGGAGAGTCTCCTCAGCCTATACAACCAGAACGAGATAAACGCAAGGTCATTGACGCAAGAGGTGGAACTGTGGGTAAAAGAGGcccaagaaaaatatacatcCGAGAGTGTTAGCCAGGAGCTGCAGGTCGTGTGTCGGAATAACACGGCAACAGTTGTAGAACTCTCTAGAGCAATGATAGCAGAAGGTAAAACGGACTTGGTGAAGCTCCTGTTTCAATCAATGAAGTTGAATTCCAGGAGGCCAACATTAAGCCAACGATCTTCTTCATTTTGA
- the PARS2 gene encoding probable proline--tRNA ligase, mitochondrial: MVRLLRPCCRLLLPNLSCRSHHNDSAKGKRLLLSRLYQPRNIWEEQSSHLESKSNERTSKSHKLMIRAGLIQSSSPGCFHFLPYTVRSIEKLIRLIDKEMHGIGGQKVDLTSLHPADLWRQSGRWDLMGKELFRLVDRHNQDYCLGPTHEEVVTHLVSSGGSIYHKQLPLLLYQITRKFRDEPRPCFGLIRSREFYMKDMYTFDATEEAAFQTYNEVCQAYSNIFSALGLNFVKVQADTGNIGGKISHEFQLPATIGEDRLLVCQGCGFSANVETLQPGERDCPSCKEKLTETKGIEIGHTFYLGTKYSHIFNATCYDSQAKPFVAEMGCYGIGVSRLLAASLEVLSTEDDIHWPGLIAPYQVCLIPPKKGSKESEAALVAESLYDEIIHSVCGLRGEIVLDDRNNLTIGKRVKEAQMMGYPFVVVVGRKALENPPVFEVRSHNAGEVQFLSREGLIDFLKTVQVI; this comes from the coding sequence ATGGTGAGATTGCTGAGACCTTGTTGCAGATTACTGCTGCCCAATCTGTCCTGCAGATCCCATCATAATGACTCGGCCAAAGGAAAACGCCTCCTGCTTTCTCGGCTATACCAGCCTAGGAATATTTGGGAAGAACAATCCTCTCACCTGGAATCCAAATCCAACGAGCGTACCAGTAAAAGCCATAAACTGATGATCAGGGCAGGTCTAATTCAGTCTTCCAGCCCTGGATGTTTTCACTTTCTTCCTTACACTGTGCGCTCAATTGAGAAGCTTATTCGACTCATTGATAAAGAGATGCATGGTATTGGGGGCCAGAAGGTTGACTTGACCAGCTTGCACCCAGCAGATCTCTGGAGACAGAGCGGACGCTGGGATCTTATGGGTAAAGAACTCTTCCGTCTGGTGGACAGACACAACCAAGACTACTGTCTGGGGCCCACTCATGAAGAGGTGGTTACTCACCTCGTCTCCTCGGGGGGAAGCATCTATCACAAGCAACTTCCATTATTACTCTATCAGATAACACGCAAATTCAGAGATGAACCGAGGCCTTGCTTTGGTTTGATTCGTAGCAGAGAATTCTATATGAAGGACATGTATACATTTGATGCAACGGAGGAAGCAGCATTTCAAACGTATAATGAAGTGTGCCAAGCTTACTCCAACATTTTCAGTGCCCTCGGTCTGAATTTTGTAAAAGTCCAAGCGGATACAGGGAATATCGGGGGCAAGATCTCACATGAGTTTCAGCTGCCTGCTACTATCGGTGAGGACAGGTTGCTAGTATGTCAGGGTTGTGGATTCTCTGCCAATGTAGAGACCTTACAACCAGGAGAACGGGACTGTCCTTCATGCAAAGAAAAACTAACAGAGACAAAAGGCATAGAGATCGGACACACTTTCTACCTGGGTACTAAGTACTCGCATATTTTTAATGCTACCTGCTATGATTCCCAGGCAAAACCTTTTGTAGCAGAAATGGGATGTTACGGGATTGGGGTTTCAAGACTTTTAGCTGCTTCTCTAGAGGTGCTTTCTACTGAGGATGATATTCACTGGCCTGGTCTTATTGCCCCCTACCAGGTATGTCTAATTCCTCCCAAAAAGGGCAGTAAGGAATCAGAAGCCGCATTAGTCGCAGAATCTCTTTACGATGAAATCATACATTCAGTTTGTGGTCTCAGAGGCGAGATAGTTTTGGATGACCGCAATAATTTGACTATTGGAAAAAGGGTGAAAGAAGCCCAAATGATGGGCTATCCGTTTGTTGTTGTGGTGGGAAGGAAGGCTTTAGAAAACCCACCAGTCTTTGAAGTCAGGAGTCATAACGCAGGTGAGGTGCAGTTCCTATCTAGAGAAGGACTAATAGATTTTTTGAAGACGGTACAAGTCATATAG
- the TTC4 gene encoding tetratricopeptide repeat protein 4, producing MDSQGEDDDTMDQFMEKFKTQKYEGAFNEDNWEEEFDKIPMFMKKAPQEIDPEKAPELACLQSILFDEDRPLEEQAESFKDEGNEYFKEKNYEKAVASYTEGIKKKCKDVELNAILYTNRAAAQFYLGNYRSALNDAIAARKQKPDHLKAVIRGALCCVEIKNYREALKWCEEGLKINPTEKKLIETRTKADRLQRAAERDARKSKLAEKKKQSKKDSLLNALKDRGIKLHQQAAGEDEEETSEFSYDGISSENATGSQVFLDESGRLHWPVLFLYPEHMQTDFISAFPEDSRFIDHLNAMFNEDYPPWDTDRKYFAPNLEVYFEDEETQSFYQVNPERTLLEAMQHRRFRVKAGSPSFLIFVKQSSFYKKYFTDRKVYKLT from the exons ATGGATTCACAAGGCGAAGATGACGACACCATGGACCAGTTTATGGAGAAATTCAAAACCCAAAAGTACGAGGGAGCCTTTAACGAAGACAACTGGGAGGAG gagtttGACAAAATTCCTATGTTCATGAAGAAGGCCCCGCAAGAAATCGACCCAGAGAAAGCCCCAGAGCTGGCCTGTTTGCAGTCTATACTGTTTGATGAAGACCGACCCCTTGAAG AACAAGCTGAGTCATTTAAAGATGAAGGGAATGAATACTTCAAAGAAAAGAATTATGAAAAAGCCGTCGCCTCTTACACAGAAGGTATTAAGAAGAAATGTAAGGACGTGGAGCTGAACGCTATACTCTATACCAACAGGGCAGCAGCGCAATTCTACTTAG GTAACTATCGCTCTGCCCTTAATGATGCGATTGCTGCAAGGAAGCAAAAGCCAGACCATTTGAAAGCGGTGATTCGAG GTGCCTTGTGCTGTGTGGAAATAAAGAATTACAGAGAGGCTCTGAAGTGGTGCGAGGAAGGACTCAAAATCAACCCAACGGAGAAAAAGCTGATCGAAACCAGAACCAAGGCTGATAGACTGCAG AGAGCTGCAGAGCGAGACGCACGGAAGAGTAAACTAGCTGAGAAGAAGAAGCAGTCCAAGAAGGACTCTCTGCTCAATGCATTGAAG GATAGAGGGATAAAGCTACATCAACAGGCTGCTGGAGAGGATGAAGAGGAGACCTCTGAGTTTTCTTATGATGGCATCAGCTCAGAGAATGCAACCGGATCACAAGTATTTCTGGATGAGAGCGGCCGTCTGCACTGGCCGGTGCTTTTCCTTTATCCAGAGCACATGCAGACAGATTTTATATCTGCCTTTCCCGAGGATTCCAG ATTTATAGATCACCTGAATGCAATGTTTAATGAAGATTATCCTCCATGGGACACGGACCGGAAATATTTTGCTCCAAATCTGGAG GTTTACTTTGAAGATGAAGAGACGCAGTCTTTTTATCAGGTGAACCCAGAGAGAACGTTGCTGGAGGCCATGCAGCACAGAAG gttTCGTGTAAAGGCTGGGTCTCCATCATTTTTAATCTTTGTGAAGCAGtcctcattttataaaaaatattttaccgaTCGTAAAGTTTATAAGTTGACGTAA
- the FAM151A gene encoding protein FAM151A, which translates to MKRCSVSDLRTVAGVCVFLGVCIAIAVLCLTLGRPLKDPETHSHTGGDMLEYMMSQGKISSKDGLLVTWSHGANSKSQMEAALKSDIMVLEADVNVQGYGTVNQTNIPIMAHPPDVYSDNTLYEWLDAVVDSSKGIKLDFKSIEAVSPSLDILHAKATNVKIKQPVWLNADILIGPNVNHNIAVNATRFLALVQEKFPDVTISPGWVTLYLPPLISNRTYTWEMIQQMYNVVKSVPQRVTFPARAVLTRSAWPHFNWLLQQSDRYTLTLWQGSSDPLTLEDLLFIRSSSHPEQIYYDIYDPLLSEFKEIALNPNRRSRFYSGGSLQLYFHPEDDDGLLVKWFDAEDNVTSLRGFLDNNSGMLTFYVEMQEINSNLIPVVVLSASSSVLPLEDGLKLLSATSNPWGVYLKIKDRRSLNETLSALRRQYDQRALYFPVWISMDVSYGSFSTPGYIQGKDFIGSINAIFPYVTIAPSWPAEVLVEGYTDVMVKDMIKLCEGLWQEVSFQVQAVALEESWLNVVKVMKVSPMYSLTIQHDFQHGSFMSGYKGLMAIRSHSEKNVYYKLPRDYRYLLLTSIYTS; encoded by the exons ATGAAGAGGTGCTCTGTGTCTGATCTCAGGACAGTGGCTGGGGTGTGCGTGTTcctgggggtctgcatcgcaatAGCTGTGCTGTGTCTGACCTTGGGTAGACCTCTTAAAG ACCCCGAAACTCATTCCCACACTGGGGGAGACATGCTGGAATATATGATGTCCCAAGGGAAGATCAGCTCCAAGGATGGGCTTCTGGTGACCTGGAGTCATGGGGCCAACAGCAAGAGTCAGATGGAAGCAGCACTAAAGA GTGACATCATGGTTCTAGAAGCTGATGTGAATGTTCAAGGATACGGAACCGTTAATCAAACAAACATCCCCATCATGGCTCATCCGCCGGATGTTTATAGTGACAACACGCTTTATGAATGGCTCGACGCAGTTGTTGATTCTTCAAAAG GTATCAAGCTGGATTTTAAAAGCATTGAAGCTGTGAGCCCATCCCTTGATATATTACATGCCAAGGCCACCAACGTGAAGATTAAACAGCCTGTGTGGCTGAATGCAGACATCTTGATTGGGCCTAACGTCAACCACAATATAGCGGTCAATGCAACTCG GTTTCTGGCATTAGTTCAAGAGAAGTTCCCAGATGTCACCATTTCCCCAGGTTGGGTGACCCTCTACCTGCCTCCTTTGATCTCAAACCGGACCTACACATGGGAAATGATCCAGCAGATGTACAATGTAGTGAAATCTGTGCCCCAGAGGGTAACTTTCCCAGCACGAGCCGTTCTAACCCGCTCGGCATGGCCTCACTTTAACTGGCTTCTGCAGCAGTCTGACCG GTACACCCTCACATTGTGGCAGGGGAGTTCTGACCCCCTCACCTTGGAGGATCTTTTGTTCATTCGAAGCAGCAGTCACCCTGAGCAGATCTATTACGATATTTACGATCCTCTGTTATCTGAGTTCAAAGAAATTGCTT TAAATCCAAACAGGAGGTCTCGGTTTTATTCTGGGGGCAGCTTGCAGTTGTATTTCCACCCTGAGGATGATGATGGATTACTGGTGAAATGGTTTGATGCTGAAGATAACGTCACATCCCTTCGCGGCTTTTTGGATA ATAACTCTGGCATGCTTACATTCTATGTTGAGATGCAGGAAATAAATTCCAACCTCATCCCGGTGGTGGTCTTGTCTGCGTCGTCTTCCGTGCTCCCTTTGGAAGATGGTCTAAAGTTACTCTCTGCTACCTCCAACCCTTGGGGAGTTTACTTGAAAATAAAAGATCGCAGGTCCCTCAATGAGACTCTCAGTGCACTGAGACGGCAGTACGATCAAAGAGCACTCTATTTCCCGGTGTGGATTAGCATGGATGTATCTTATGGAAGCTTCAGTACTCCTGGATATATACAAGGCAAAGACTTCATCGGTAGCATTAATGCCATCTTCCCCTATGTTACAATTGCTCCCAGCTGGCCTGCGGAGGTGCTGGTTGAGGGCTACACTGATGTGATGGTGAAGGACATGATAAAGCTATGTGAGGGTCTCTGGCAAGAGGTGTCCTTTCAGGTCCAAGCAGTAGCCTTGGAAGAGTCCTGGCTGAACGTGGTAAAAGTCATGAAGGTCTCTCCAATGTATTCCCTAACCATACAGCATGACTTTCAACACGGATCCTTCATGAGCGGATACAAGGGGCTGATGGCGATCAGATCACACTCAGAAAAGAACGTCTACTACAAACTGCCTCGGGATTACCGGTACTTACTTCTAACCAGCATCTATACGTCATAG